The genomic interval TGACGATTGTGGCCGTTGTGGAAGACGTCCAGGTCCTGCAGGTCCTGAGGGGATTCAATCCGTGGTGGTCCACCGGCACCGTGCCGGGGGACCTGCTCCGCCCGTTTCCGCGCATCCCGTTCCACGAGGCCATCCGCCTGCTGGCGCGGCGGGACCTGCGCCGCGCCGTGATCCTCTCCGGCGCCCGGCGCGTGGGCAAGACGACCATCCTGTACCAGGTCGCGGACCGTTATCTCAAGCAAGGATGGCCGCCGGAGCGGATTCTTTACGTCTCCTTCGACCACCCGATCCTGAAGCTCGTCAGCCTCGAGAGTCTCGTCGAGATCTTTCAGGTGAACGTCGCCGCCGGCAGTCCGGAGGTGCTGCTCCTTCTTGATGAGATCCATTACGCGTCGGACTGGGCAGCTTGGCTCAAGATCCTCGTCGACCAGCACCCGGGTTACCGCATTGTGGCGACGGGATCGGCCAGCGCCCGCCTCCAGGTGGAGGGCGCCGAATCCGGCGCGGGACGCTGGACGGACGTCCAGGTGCCGCCGCTTTCGTTTTACGAGTACCTGCAGCTGCGCAACCTTCCGGTGCCGCCCATGCCGAAGGGTCTCGACCTCGCGGCACTCGCCGCTCTTCCGGCCCCTGAGGCGCAGGCGCTGGTCACGCGCGCGAAGGCGGTCGAGCCGCACCTGCCCCGCTACCTCCTGGCCGGCGGTTTTCCGGAAACGGCCCTCGCG from Clostridia bacterium carries:
- a CDS encoding AAA family ATPase, encoding MAVVEDVQVLQVLRGFNPWWSTGTVPGDLLRPFPRIPFHEAIRLLARRDLRRAVILSGARRVGKTTILYQVADRYLKQGWPPERILYVSFDHPILKLVSLESLVEIFQVNVAAGSPEVLLLLDEIHYASDWAAWLKILVDQHPGYRIVATGSASARLQVEGAESGAGRWTDVQVPPLSFYEYLQLRNLPVPPMPKGLDLAALAALPAPEAQALVTRAKAVEPHLPRYLLAGGFPETALA